The proteins below come from a single Acidimicrobiia bacterium genomic window:
- a CDS encoding acyl-CoA dehydrogenase family protein — MRFAFTEEQLAFRDAVRDLLARECPPSVVRDAWTNSSGRTDKVWSRLAEMGVLGAALELRDIDVVLVLEETGYAAVPEPVVEHAVVATPLLADPGSARAGEITVVTAFEGQGPVVYADSADTVVMGSEAGVVVLEDFDVAPIATSVDGSRRLGEVTGSGARVADADAFHRAFDRGALGTAAQLIGLTRRMLDMTVAYVIERQQFGAPVGSFQAVKHHLADARIALEFARPLVYRAAWSMSEGESESPVHVSMAKASAGDAALLTAGKALQCHGAIGYSFEYDLHLFMKRAWALAATWGDAAWHRARVGRAIL; from the coding sequence ATGAGGTTCGCGTTCACCGAAGAGCAGCTCGCCTTCCGCGACGCCGTGCGAGACCTGCTCGCGCGCGAGTGTCCCCCCTCGGTCGTCCGCGACGCGTGGACGAACAGCAGCGGGCGCACCGACAAGGTGTGGAGTCGACTCGCGGAGATGGGCGTGCTGGGTGCTGCGCTCGAGCTGCGAGACATCGACGTTGTGCTCGTGCTCGAAGAGACCGGGTATGCAGCCGTACCGGAGCCTGTCGTCGAGCACGCGGTCGTGGCGACGCCGCTGCTTGCTGACCCCGGCAGTGCGAGGGCGGGTGAGATCACCGTGGTCACCGCCTTCGAAGGGCAGGGTCCGGTTGTGTACGCGGACAGCGCCGACACGGTCGTGATGGGTAGCGAAGCCGGCGTGGTGGTCCTCGAAGACTTCGACGTTGCACCGATCGCGACCTCTGTCGACGGATCGCGTCGGCTCGGTGAAGTTACCGGCTCAGGTGCGCGCGTGGCCGATGCCGACGCGTTTCACCGTGCGTTCGATCGGGGGGCGCTCGGCACCGCGGCGCAGCTCATCGGTTTGACGCGCCGGATGCTCGACATGACCGTGGCCTATGTCATCGAACGTCAGCAGTTCGGTGCCCCGGTCGGCAGCTTCCAAGCGGTGAAGCACCACCTCGCGGATGCTCGCATCGCGCTGGAGTTCGCGCGGCCGCTCGTGTACCGGGCAGCGTGGTCGATGAGCGAGGGTGAGTCCGAATCCCCGGTCCACGTGTCGATGGCCAAGGCGTCGGCCGGGGACGCGGCGCTCCTCACGGCGGGCAAGGCCCTCCAGTGTCACGGGGCGATCGGCTACTCCTTCGAGTACGACCTGCACCTCTTCATGAAGCGCGCATGGGCCCTGGCCGCGACCTGGGGTGACGCGGCTTGGCACCGGGCCCGCGTCGGACGCGCGATCCTCTAA
- a CDS encoding acyl-CoA dehydrogenase family protein, protein MDLTFTPAEDAFRAESRAWLEANVPHGLRSGDTRDGFAAHLEWERALHEARFAVVSWPDEYGGRGATPMEWLIFEEEYYRAGGPQRVTQNGIFLLAPTVFEFGTKEQQDRILPRMAAAEDLWCQGWSEPNAGSDLAAIQSKAVRDEASGGWRLSGQKTWTTRGAFCTHLFGLFRSDPEAERHRGLTYFLVPLDAPGVTVRGFGRLDGDEGFAEVFLDDVFVPDADVLGAVHEGWGVAMVTTSSERGLTLRSPGRFTATAARLIDLWRERADPDEARLRDAVTRASIDAEAYRWQTFLTVTRMTAGEQLGPESSLTKVFWSDLDVRMHETALELLGVDAERDDTGWMKGYQFALSGPIYAGTNEIQRNLIAERVLGLPRR, encoded by the coding sequence GTGGATCTCACGTTCACACCCGCAGAGGACGCATTCCGCGCGGAGAGCCGGGCTTGGCTCGAGGCCAACGTGCCGCACGGGCTGCGGTCGGGCGACACGCGCGACGGTTTCGCGGCGCATCTCGAGTGGGAGCGCGCACTGCACGAAGCGCGCTTTGCTGTCGTGTCTTGGCCCGATGAGTACGGCGGGCGTGGCGCGACGCCCATGGAGTGGCTCATCTTCGAAGAGGAGTACTACCGGGCCGGTGGGCCGCAGCGCGTGACCCAGAACGGGATCTTCCTGCTCGCACCGACGGTCTTCGAGTTCGGAACGAAGGAGCAGCAGGACCGGATCCTGCCGCGGATGGCCGCGGCGGAGGACCTGTGGTGTCAGGGGTGGTCGGAGCCGAACGCGGGCAGCGACCTTGCGGCCATCCAGAGCAAGGCAGTGCGCGACGAAGCCAGCGGGGGTTGGCGCCTCAGCGGGCAGAAGACCTGGACTACACGCGGCGCGTTCTGCACCCACCTGTTCGGCCTCTTCCGCAGCGACCCCGAAGCCGAACGGCACCGCGGCCTCACGTACTTCCTCGTCCCGCTCGATGCGCCGGGGGTGACGGTGCGCGGGTTCGGTCGGCTCGACGGCGACGAAGGCTTCGCCGAGGTGTTCCTCGACGACGTGTTCGTGCCGGACGCCGACGTGCTCGGCGCGGTGCACGAAGGTTGGGGCGTCGCGATGGTCACGACGAGCTCCGAGCGCGGTCTCACTTTGCGAAGCCCGGGGCGGTTCACGGCCACCGCGGCGCGCCTGATCGACTTGTGGCGCGAGCGGGCTGATCCCGATGAAGCGCGACTCCGCGACGCGGTGACGCGCGCGTCGATTGACGCCGAAGCCTATCGATGGCAGACGTTTCTCACCGTGACGCGCATGACCGCCGGTGAGCAGCTCGGCCCCGAGTCGAGCCTGACCAAAGTGTTCTGGTCCGACCTCGACGTGCGAATGCACGAGACCGCGCTCGAGCTGCTCGGCGTCGATGCCGAGCGCGACGACACGGGCTGGATGAAGGGCTACCAGTTCGCACTCTCCGGGCCGATCTATGCCGGCACGAACGAGATCCAGCGCAACCTGATCGCTGAGCGCGTGCTCGGTTTACCGCGTAGGTAG
- a CDS encoding nuclear transport factor 2 family protein, whose product MSITLDEARAVYERRRIAWLAEDLDGYLACFAEDVVLETPNRTVRGHGEYEPMARQSFQWAKPVSFDFHHLAVGDDNVVMCDWTITVARRSDGGEITWRGMNVCELRDGVIVWWREYYDDPAALARSAQGE is encoded by the coding sequence GTGAGCATCACCCTCGACGAAGCCCGCGCCGTCTACGAGCGGCGGCGCATTGCGTGGCTGGCCGAGGACCTTGACGGGTACCTCGCATGCTTCGCCGAGGACGTCGTGCTCGAGACCCCGAATCGAACAGTGCGTGGCCACGGCGAGTACGAGCCAATGGCGCGACAGTCGTTCCAATGGGCCAAGCCGGTGTCGTTCGACTTCCACCATCTCGCCGTCGGTGACGACAACGTCGTGATGTGCGACTGGACGATCACCGTCGCGCGGCGCAGTGACGGCGGTGAGATCACCTGGCGCGGCATGAACGTGTGCGAGCTGCGCGACGGCGTGATCGTGTGGTGGCGCGAGTACTACGACGACCCGGCTGCATTGGCTCGCTCCGCTCAGGGCGAGTAG
- a CDS encoding serine hydrolase domain-containing protein, with protein sequence MQIEGTVAPGFEPVADAFASNFDEHDEVGAACSLYLNGEPVVDIWGGLAEVDPPRPWAKDTIVIVYSCTKGATAVCANKLIQEGRLDPDAPVADYWPEFAANGKSSITVAWALSHRAGLAEVQGDFTLDDVAAWDPIVEGIAAQAPVWDPGTKHGYHTRAYGWIVGEIIRRITGVSPGTYFSQEIAAPLDLDFHIGVSEQLDPRVARMYPVQYDAETQALVDAVLSDQSTLMGRVMSGPSQLFAYNDMWNTRQLRAAEMPSSNGHSDARSLARMYAACIGEVDGVRLLTDETVERASQVLSDGPDCVVGQPLTIGLGFMLAPTFPPGVGPRTFGHSGAGGSTAFADPNRGLGFAYVMSQMKMSMTNLDPRGGALVKAAYEALS encoded by the coding sequence GTGCAGATCGAAGGGACCGTCGCACCGGGCTTCGAGCCCGTGGCCGACGCATTCGCGAGCAACTTCGACGAGCACGACGAGGTGGGTGCCGCGTGCAGCCTGTATCTCAACGGGGAGCCCGTCGTCGACATCTGGGGTGGGCTCGCCGAGGTCGATCCGCCGCGTCCGTGGGCGAAGGACACGATCGTCATCGTGTACTCGTGCACGAAGGGCGCGACCGCGGTGTGCGCCAACAAGCTCATTCAAGAGGGACGCCTCGATCCGGACGCGCCGGTCGCCGACTACTGGCCGGAGTTCGCGGCCAACGGCAAGTCGAGCATCACCGTGGCGTGGGCGCTGTCGCACCGCGCCGGGCTCGCCGAGGTGCAGGGCGACTTCACGCTCGACGACGTTGCCGCGTGGGATCCGATCGTGGAGGGGATCGCCGCGCAGGCGCCCGTGTGGGATCCGGGAACGAAGCACGGCTACCACACGCGCGCGTACGGCTGGATCGTGGGAGAGATCATCCGTCGCATCACCGGCGTAAGCCCGGGGACCTACTTCTCACAGGAGATCGCGGCACCGTTGGATCTCGACTTCCACATCGGCGTCTCCGAGCAGCTGGACCCGCGCGTCGCCCGCATGTACCCGGTCCAGTACGACGCGGAGACACAGGCGCTCGTCGACGCAGTGCTCAGCGACCAGTCCACGCTCATGGGCCGCGTCATGAGCGGCCCTTCTCAATTGTTCGCCTACAACGACATGTGGAACACGCGCCAGCTGCGCGCCGCGGAGATGCCCTCGTCGAACGGGCACAGCGACGCGCGGTCGCTGGCGCGCATGTACGCGGCGTGCATCGGCGAGGTCGACGGAGTCCGGCTCCTGACCGACGAGACCGTCGAGCGCGCGAGCCAGGTGCTCTCCGACGGGCCTGACTGCGTCGTGGGTCAGCCGTTGACGATCGGCCTCGGGTTCATGCTGGCGCCGACGTTCCCTCCGGGCGTTGGCCCGCGGACGTTTGGCCACTCGGGCGCCGGCGGTTCGACCGCGTTCGCCGATCCCAACCGGGGGCTCGGGTTCGCCTACGTCATGAGTCAGATGAAGATGTCGATGACGAACCTCGATCCGAGGGGCGGCGCGCTGGTCAAGGCCGCATACGAGGCGCTCTCGTGA
- a CDS encoding nitronate monooxygenase, with amino-acid sequence MHAALHTRLCDLFGVQYPIVQTGMGWVAGPGLTQATSNAGGLGILAGATLTFDELRPAVQEIKERTDRPFGVNMRADAPDIEDRADVLIAEGVRVASFASPPPERIVKKLKDAGLVVMPTIGARRHAEKVAELGVDAVIAQGAEGGGHTGVVPTTLLVPQVVDTVDIPVVAAGGFFDGRGLVAALAYGAAGVAMGTRFLLTKESRVPDDVKSVYLDTPVTGTVVTRAIDGAPQRVIRTKVIDRLEGAGRLIAFPRAAINALRFRKLTGTPLRELVREGLAMKRSQDLTYGQMMMAANAPMLTKASMVDGHLETGILPTGMGVGVIDELPTVAELIDRIIAEADATLRRLEG; translated from the coding sequence ATGCACGCGGCGCTGCACACGCGGCTGTGCGACCTGTTCGGCGTGCAGTACCCGATCGTGCAGACCGGTATGGGCTGGGTAGCCGGCCCCGGGCTCACGCAGGCCACGAGCAACGCGGGCGGGCTGGGGATCCTCGCCGGTGCGACACTTACGTTCGACGAGCTACGCCCTGCGGTCCAGGAGATCAAGGAGCGGACCGACAGGCCGTTCGGCGTGAACATGCGCGCCGACGCGCCCGACATCGAGGATCGCGCTGATGTGTTGATCGCGGAAGGTGTGCGAGTCGCGAGCTTTGCGAGCCCGCCGCCTGAGCGGATCGTGAAGAAGCTCAAGGACGCAGGGCTCGTGGTCATGCCGACCATCGGCGCCCGTCGCCACGCCGAAAAGGTCGCTGAGCTCGGTGTCGACGCGGTCATCGCGCAAGGCGCCGAAGGTGGTGGGCACACCGGAGTCGTGCCCACCACCTTGCTCGTGCCGCAGGTGGTCGACACCGTCGACATCCCCGTGGTTGCGGCGGGCGGTTTCTTCGATGGGCGCGGCCTGGTCGCGGCGCTCGCGTACGGCGCGGCTGGTGTCGCCATGGGCACACGCTTCCTGCTGACCAAGGAGAGCCGCGTCCCCGACGACGTGAAGTCGGTGTACCTCGACACGCCGGTCACAGGAACGGTCGTGACGCGTGCCATCGACGGCGCGCCGCAGCGCGTGATCCGCACGAAGGTGATCGATCGGCTCGAAGGCGCCGGTCGGCTCATCGCGTTCCCTCGGGCTGCGATCAACGCGCTCCGCTTCCGCAAGCTGACGGGCACGCCGCTGCGTGAGCTCGTCCGTGAGGGCCTTGCCATGAAGCGCAGCCAGGACCTCACCTATGGGCAGATGATGATGGCTGCGAACGCGCCGATGCTCACGAAGGCGTCGATGGTGGACGGCCATCTCGAGACCGGGATCCTGCCCACCGGCATGGGCGTTGGCGTGATCGACGAGCTGCCGACCGTCGCCGAGCTGATCGATCGGATCATCGCCGAGGCCGACGCGACGCTGCGGCGACTGGAGGGTTGA
- a CDS encoding CoA-transferase: MSAATLAEICVVACAEAWRGDGEILASPIGVIPTLGSRLAALTFEPDLVYTDGDAFQLGAPLPPDAAPDAAKVVEAWMPFGKMFDVVWAGKRHVMMGATQIDQFGNQNIACIGPWSKPKAQLLGVRGAPGNTVNHPTSYWVPQHSTRVFVPAVDCVSGVGYNRAAAAGSTASEFHQIRQVVTNLAVLDFESPDHSMRVRSLHPGVTVEAVQEATGFPLVVASDVPETRVPTDEDLRLLREVLDPRALRDAEVAP, encoded by the coding sequence ATGAGCGCCGCCACGCTCGCCGAGATCTGCGTCGTCGCGTGCGCAGAGGCGTGGCGCGGTGACGGCGAGATCCTGGCGAGTCCCATCGGGGTGATCCCGACCCTCGGGTCGCGACTGGCGGCACTCACCTTCGAGCCCGATCTCGTGTACACCGACGGCGACGCGTTCCAACTCGGAGCGCCGCTCCCCCCGGACGCGGCGCCCGACGCCGCCAAGGTCGTCGAGGCGTGGATGCCGTTCGGCAAGATGTTCGACGTCGTATGGGCCGGTAAGCGCCACGTGATGATGGGCGCGACCCAGATCGACCAGTTCGGGAATCAGAACATCGCGTGCATCGGCCCGTGGTCGAAGCCAAAGGCCCAGCTGCTCGGCGTTCGTGGTGCCCCTGGGAACACGGTGAATCACCCCACGAGCTACTGGGTGCCCCAGCACTCGACGCGCGTCTTCGTGCCGGCCGTGGACTGCGTGTCGGGTGTTGGCTACAACCGGGCTGCAGCAGCCGGATCCACCGCGTCCGAGTTCCACCAGATCCGCCAGGTCGTGACGAACCTCGCGGTGCTCGACTTCGAGTCACCCGACCACTCGATGCGCGTGCGATCACTCCACCCGGGGGTCACGGTCGAAGCGGTCCAGGAGGCCACCGGTTTCCCGCTCGTCGTGGCGTCCGACGTTCCCGAGACTCGCGTGCCGACCGACGAAGACCTGCGTCTCTTGCGCGAGGTCCTCGACCCTCGAGCCCTCCGCGACGCCGAGGTCGCGCCATGA
- a CDS encoding CoA-transferase — translation MTDKRLNEEDVVDELRDGMTIGIGGWGSRRKPMSIVRAILRSSLTDLTIVSYGGPDVGMLCAAGKVRKAVYGFVSLDTIPLEPHFRNARQNGTIEAMELDEGMLQLGLRAAAWRVSFLPCRAGIGSAIMENNPNLRTVTSPYDDRELVAMPALPLDVALLHANRADARGDAQYLGPDWYFDDLFAMAASQTFVSCERVVEPADFAREGAPETIRISRLWTDGVIEAPLGAHFTHCVPDYQRDEALQREYASTAKDAEAWVAFRTKWVDVPEPEYRKLAEESLRSERSG, via the coding sequence GTGACCGACAAGAGGCTGAACGAAGAGGACGTCGTCGACGAGCTGCGCGACGGCATGACGATCGGCATCGGGGGGTGGGGATCGCGCCGAAAGCCGATGTCGATCGTCCGCGCCATCCTGCGTTCGTCGCTGACTGACCTCACAATCGTCAGCTACGGCGGGCCTGACGTCGGCATGTTGTGCGCGGCAGGGAAGGTGCGCAAGGCCGTATACGGGTTCGTGTCGCTCGACACGATCCCCCTCGAGCCGCATTTCCGCAACGCGCGCCAGAACGGCACGATCGAGGCGATGGAGCTGGACGAGGGCATGCTCCAACTCGGACTCCGCGCTGCCGCGTGGCGCGTCTCCTTTTTGCCGTGCCGCGCTGGAATTGGTTCGGCGATCATGGAGAACAACCCCAACCTGCGCACGGTCACTTCTCCGTATGACGATCGGGAGCTGGTTGCGATGCCGGCGTTGCCACTCGACGTCGCCCTGCTGCACGCGAATCGTGCCGACGCGCGCGGGGACGCCCAGTACCTCGGTCCCGACTGGTACTTCGACGATCTCTTCGCGATGGCAGCCAGCCAGACGTTCGTGTCATGCGAGCGGGTGGTCGAACCAGCGGACTTCGCCCGTGAAGGTGCGCCGGAGACGATTCGGATCAGCCGCCTGTGGACCGATGGTGTGATCGAGGCTCCGCTCGGGGCGCACTTCACGCACTGCGTTCCCGACTACCAACGCGACGAAGCACTCCAGCGCGAATACGCGAGCACCGCGAAGGACGCGGAAGCCTGGGTCGCGTTCCGCACCAAGTGGGTCGACGTGCCGGAACCCGAGTACCGGAAACTCGCGGAAGAGAGCCTGCGGAGCGAGCGAAGCGGATGA
- a CDS encoding LLM class F420-dependent oxidoreductase, protein MKFGVMPPAHGRFLSSPDMIGEYARVAEDAGFESIWVFEHAVIPAGYDSIYPYNAEGRIGIEDEDLPDPLGLLAFLAGVTERLVLGTGVLILPQRSPVICAKECATVDALSEGRLQLGIGVGWLREEAEAVGTKFEDRGRRTDEYIEAMRVLWREPEATFHGEFTSFDRAKSNPKPAQSDGVPIHIGGHSAAAARRAGRLGDGWFPIGLDADDFEQRRAEMNTAARDAGRNPDTIEITYNRGSKPDTVKRYADLGVSRWVVAAWADDLESCKRALGELSQTLVAPMS, encoded by the coding sequence ATGAAGTTCGGGGTGATGCCACCTGCGCACGGACGGTTCCTGTCGTCCCCCGACATGATCGGGGAGTACGCGCGCGTGGCCGAGGATGCGGGCTTCGAGTCGATTTGGGTGTTCGAGCACGCGGTGATCCCCGCGGGGTACGACTCGATCTACCCGTACAACGCCGAGGGTCGGATCGGAATCGAGGATGAAGACCTGCCCGACCCGCTCGGGCTGCTCGCGTTCCTCGCCGGTGTCACCGAACGTCTCGTGCTCGGCACCGGTGTCCTGATCCTCCCCCAGCGCAGCCCGGTGATCTGTGCGAAGGAGTGCGCCACGGTGGACGCTCTGTCCGAAGGCCGGTTACAGCTCGGGATCGGCGTCGGCTGGCTCCGCGAGGAGGCCGAGGCGGTCGGGACGAAGTTCGAGGATCGCGGACGACGCACCGACGAGTACATCGAGGCGATGCGTGTGCTGTGGCGTGAGCCGGAGGCCACGTTCCACGGCGAGTTCACGAGCTTCGACCGGGCCAAGAGCAACCCGAAGCCTGCGCAGTCCGACGGCGTGCCCATCCACATCGGCGGCCACAGCGCGGCCGCGGCGCGACGCGCCGGACGCCTCGGCGATGGCTGGTTCCCGATCGGTCTGGACGCAGATGACTTCGAACAGCGACGCGCCGAGATGAACACCGCCGCGCGTGACGCGGGCCGGAACCCCGACACGATCGAGATCACCTACAACCGTGGTAGCAAGCCGGACACCGTCAAGCGCTACGCCGACCTCGGTGTGTCGCGCTGGGTGGTCGCGGCGTGGGCCGACGACCTCGAGTCGTGCAAGCGCGCGCTCGGCGAGCTCTCGCAGACCCTGGTCGCCCCGATGTCCTAA
- a CDS encoding lipid-transfer protein produces MKEEVVVLGAGMHPWGKWGNSFVEYGAVAARAALADAGLEWADVQFLAAGNTMRNGYPGYVAGSTFAQALGWRGIPVSSTYAACASGAVAIEAARARIQAGKADVALAVGADTAPQGFFGPLPGDRPQDPDWLRFHVLGATNPTYFALYARRRMEMYGATSKDFAAVKVKNSRHGLHNPNARYRKEFTEDEIAESPVVADPLRLVDICATSDGGAAVVLASADFAARHADRARHVRVAAVSTVTPTYPNTFLDMPDIATDSAVGAALPERSFRDSIAHAAYEEAGVGPEDLSCAEVYDLSTALELDWYENIGLCGPGDAESLLHSGATTLGGRVPVNPSGGLACFGEAIPAQAIAQVCELVSQLRGEAGERQVEGATVGLSINQGLFGHGSSVIVTR; encoded by the coding sequence ATGAAGGAGGAGGTCGTGGTGCTCGGAGCGGGCATGCACCCGTGGGGGAAGTGGGGCAACAGCTTCGTGGAATACGGCGCGGTCGCGGCGCGAGCCGCGCTCGCTGATGCCGGCCTCGAGTGGGCCGACGTGCAGTTCCTCGCCGCCGGGAACACGATGCGCAACGGGTACCCCGGGTACGTCGCCGGATCGACGTTCGCCCAGGCGCTCGGATGGCGAGGGATCCCGGTTTCGTCCACGTACGCCGCGTGCGCATCGGGTGCCGTCGCGATCGAAGCGGCCCGGGCGCGCATCCAGGCGGGCAAGGCCGATGTCGCGCTCGCCGTCGGCGCCGACACCGCACCGCAAGGCTTCTTCGGGCCGCTCCCCGGCGATCGCCCCCAAGACCCGGACTGGCTCCGCTTCCATGTGCTGGGCGCGACGAACCCCACGTACTTCGCGTTGTACGCACGTCGACGCATGGAGATGTACGGCGCGACCTCGAAGGACTTCGCGGCAGTCAAGGTGAAGAACAGTCGTCACGGACTGCACAACCCGAACGCCCGTTATCGCAAGGAGTTCACCGAGGACGAGATCGCCGAGTCGCCCGTCGTCGCCGACCCGCTGCGCCTGGTCGACATCTGTGCCACGAGCGATGGCGGCGCGGCCGTCGTGCTCGCGAGCGCCGACTTCGCGGCGCGTCACGCTGATCGCGCGCGACACGTGCGCGTGGCCGCGGTTTCAACCGTCACGCCCACGTATCCGAACACGTTCCTCGACATGCCCGACATCGCCACCGATTCAGCAGTCGGTGCCGCGCTCCCGGAACGGTCGTTCCGCGACTCGATCGCGCACGCCGCGTACGAAGAAGCGGGGGTCGGACCCGAAGACCTGTCGTGTGCCGAGGTGTACGACCTGTCCACAGCGCTCGAGCTCGACTGGTACGAGAACATCGGTCTCTGCGGGCCGGGTGATGCGGAGTCCCTTCTGCACTCCGGCGCCACGACGCTCGGCGGACGCGTACCGGTGAACCCGAGCGGCGGTCTGGCGTGCTTCGGCGAGGCGATCCCGGCGCAGGCGATCGCCCAGGTGTGCGAGCTCGTCAGCCAGCTTCGCGGCGAAGCAGGGGAGCGGCAGGTCGAAGGAGCCACCGTCGGCCTCTCGATCAACCAAGGCCTCTTCGGTCACGGCTCCAGCGTCATCGTCACCCGCTGA
- a CDS encoding OB-fold domain-containing protein, protein MTKPRVPVVDGLFREEPDGSGRLLGGRCPACGGSFFPKQWSFCANPACGGTELADVELSTRGTLWSFTDNRYAPPPPYPAREPFEPYGIAAVELADERMVVLGQLAAGTDIATLSVGSEMHLVIEPLYEDDESVRTVWKWKPA, encoded by the coding sequence ATGACCAAGCCGCGCGTTCCGGTCGTCGACGGGCTCTTCCGTGAAGAGCCCGACGGCTCGGGCCGATTGCTCGGCGGCCGGTGTCCCGCGTGCGGCGGCTCGTTCTTCCCGAAGCAGTGGTCGTTCTGCGCAAACCCGGCGTGCGGCGGCACCGAGCTTGCCGACGTCGAGCTGTCGACGCGCGGCACGCTGTGGTCGTTCACGGACAACCGGTACGCGCCGCCACCGCCGTATCCCGCTCGCGAGCCGTTCGAGCCCTACGGCATCGCTGCGGTCGAGCTCGCCGATGAGCGCATGGTGGTGCTCGGGCAGCTCGCCGCCGGCACGGACATCGCGACGCTGTCGGTCGGCTCGGAGATGCACCTCGTCATCGAGCCACTCTACGAGGACGACGAGTCCGTGCGCACCGTCTGGAAGTGGAAGCCGGCGTGA
- a CDS encoding enoyl-CoA hydratase family protein, translating into MIRSDVRDHIAEVIIDNPPVNALPVAGFQQLAETIRRLGSDPDVHVMIIAANPELRGFQVGVDIKELAADPTKHSLLEVSKGCWDTFAAMYDCEVPVIAAVHGFCLGSGVSIAGNADIVVAADDAQFGVPEVDRGALGVGTHLARLVPQHKVRAMFFTGQMVTGQELLSYGTVERVVPRAELMAAAREIAQVIAKKSPLVIRRAKESLNIIEPVDVKRAYRIEQGFTYELQLWGDSDELRQAFVDKREADLRSNEDLG; encoded by the coding sequence GTGATCCGCTCCGACGTGCGCGACCACATCGCGGAAGTGATCATCGACAACCCTCCGGTGAACGCGCTCCCGGTCGCCGGCTTCCAGCAGCTGGCCGAGACGATCCGTCGCCTCGGGAGCGACCCCGACGTACACGTGATGATCATCGCGGCGAACCCCGAGCTGCGGGGCTTCCAGGTCGGCGTCGACATCAAGGAGCTGGCCGCCGATCCCACCAAGCACTCGCTGCTCGAGGTGAGCAAGGGCTGCTGGGACACCTTCGCCGCCATGTACGACTGCGAGGTGCCGGTGATCGCCGCGGTGCACGGCTTCTGCCTCGGCAGTGGAGTGTCGATCGCGGGCAACGCAGACATCGTGGTGGCGGCCGATGACGCACAGTTCGGCGTGCCGGAGGTGGACCGGGGTGCGCTCGGTGTCGGCACGCATCTCGCGCGTCTCGTCCCGCAGCACAAGGTGCGGGCGATGTTCTTCACGGGTCAGATGGTGACCGGGCAGGAGCTGCTGTCGTACGGGACCGTCGAGCGGGTGGTGCCTCGCGCAGAGCTCATGGCCGCGGCGCGCGAGATCGCTCAGGTCATCGCCAAGAAGAGCCCGCTGGTGATCCGGCGCGCCAAGGAGTCGCTGAACATCATCGAGCCGGTGGATGTGAAGCGCGCGTACCGCATCGAGCAGGGGTTCACGTACGAGCTGCAGCTCTGGGGTGACTCCGACGAGCTGCGCCAGGCGTTCGTCGACAAGCGCGAGGCCGATCTCCGGTCCAACGAGGATCTCGGATGA
- a CDS encoding SDR family oxidoreductase has product MTTATDPLDFSGKVVIVTGGCRGVGRGITERFLGAGADVLVCCRNEPDTLPASDGREATFVAADVRDPDQIDTVIAATIERFGRLDVLVNNAGGSPPADTATASPKFSTAIINLNLIAPLVFAQRANSIMQEQPDGGVIINIASVSGTRANPEAAAYGAAKAGLLNVTETLGVVFAPQVRVVGVIAGMIVTEQARFFYGDEEGIAAVGATVPAGRMAYPDDIGDACLFLASSLARYITGTSLTVHGGGEVAAYIDASKNRSE; this is encoded by the coding sequence GTGACCACCGCCACGGACCCGCTCGACTTCAGCGGCAAGGTGGTGATTGTGACGGGTGGTTGCCGCGGCGTTGGACGCGGCATCACCGAGCGCTTCCTCGGAGCCGGCGCCGACGTGCTCGTGTGCTGTCGCAACGAGCCCGACACGCTTCCAGCTTCTGATGGGCGCGAGGCGACGTTCGTTGCTGCCGACGTGCGTGACCCCGATCAGATCGACACCGTGATCGCCGCGACGATCGAGCGTTTCGGGCGACTCGACGTGCTCGTGAACAACGCGGGCGGATCGCCGCCGGCCGATACCGCGACCGCGTCACCAAAGTTCTCGACCGCGATCATCAACCTCAACCTCATCGCACCGCTCGTGTTCGCGCAACGGGCGAACTCGATCATGCAAGAACAACCCGACGGCGGGGTGATCATCAACATCGCGAGCGTGAGCGGCACCCGAGCCAACCCCGAGGCCGCGGCCTACGGCGCGGCGAAGGCCGGCCTGCTCAATGTGACCGAGACGCTCGGCGTCGTGTTCGCACCCCAGGTGCGTGTCGTCGGCGTGATCGCAGGCATGATCGTCACCGAGCAGGCGCGCTTCTTCTACGGCGACGAAGAAGGCATCGCCGCTGTGGGCGCAACCGTGCCTGCGGGGCGCATGGCGTATCCCGACGACATCGGCGATGCGTGCCTGTTCCTCGCATCATCGTTGGCGAGGTACATCACGGGGACAAGCCTCACCGTGCACGGCGGCGGTGAGGTCGCGGCATACATCGACGCGTCCAAAAACCGCTCCGAGTAG